The sequence below is a genomic window from Mus musculus strain C57BL/6J chromosome 4, GRCm38.p6 C57BL/6J.
ATAGCGAATATTTTTATCTGGGTTTTATATCTAGTATTCAGTAAACACTTGTCCTTGAATAACACAATTATGCAGAGGATACTATCCGCTGGAGACGACGAGGAAGCTTAGCTTTCCTGCAGTCTGAGCTGGTGTAACCTAACTAGCTAGAGGCTATGCAATTCCTGATTGACAGCAGGACCAGCAGTATGCAGAGTCTGTAAGGGAGAACACCCAGCTCAGAGGCAGTGATTAGAGCTTTGTCAGGAACCGCCACGTTCACCCCTGCCTGGTGTCTTGTGTTTTTCGGTCTACTAGATTTGTAAACAAATAACACAGAACAgttcctcttttgtttttattaaagtgACTGCGGTGCTGTTTCAGCCCCTCTGCCAGCATACATGCGTGGAAATGTGATATTCTCACTAAATTAGCTCATTTTAAGCTGTGGTTCCTGCTTATCTCCAGACCTTTGTGCATTAAATCCTATCTGGAGCTGCTCCCTGTATACACAAGTGTGTTTTGCTTGTGCTCTCCTGCCTTCTGTGAGAAGCTAGCTTTATGTAGGTCAGGCTTGGCTTAAGCGGCTTTCCTGAACCTGCGTAAGTCAGCTTAAGCTGGAGGAATTTTAATAAGCCCTCCCCTGTAGGCGTGGGCCTAAATGAGGCTAGCCTAGTTAAGCCTGATCTTTCTGTTTGTGAAAAGAGCTGAGCAGAGCTGAAGGCTGCATGGTGGTTTCAGAAACGGCCTACTTAATTCCAAAAGAACAATGGTAGGAAAGGCTAGATCTTCCAATTTTACCTTATCTGAAAAGCTTGATTTGCTAAACCTTGTGAAGCCATATGTGAAAATTCTCGAAGAGCACACTAATAAAAATTCAGTAATAGTGGAAAAGAATAGATGTTGGGATGTCATAGCAGTTAACTATAATGCGATTGGAGTAGACCGCCCTCCTCGCACAGCTCAGGGCCTACGCAGCCTTTACAAAAGGCTCAAAGAATATGCCAAACAGGAGCTATTGCAGCAAAAGGAGGCCCAGTCTGAGTTTAAAAGCAGTGTTTCGGAGCCCACCAAGCAAGTCATGGAAATGATTCCCCAGATTGCCAGCTTCGGCCTCATAAGAGACAGGAGCCACATACAGAGGTAagccttattttattttgttgtgggaATTATGGCGCCTCCTATCTCTTGGGCTCTGGCTTAGCTGTGCTAGACATGTGCATAGCGAGCGTCCCCACAAGGGGAGCCGTGAACagtgtctttgttttgctttcttaaaaaaaaaaaaaaaaagtaaagctctGAGGAGTTCTCTGTTAGGACAGCTTGCAGCTGCTTTCCCTCCATCCTGCCGATTCCACAAGTAAAAGTTAAGGCAGAATTGATGGGATGAAGCTGTGACATCACTAAGTGAACTTTAAAGCCTTCATAGCGTAGAGTGTATAAAGTAATGGGTTTTACTATGACATTTTTACACATTTATTATATACTTTGATTATATCTCATAAACTTGTAAGCCTTAAAATTAGATTACTTGCTTCTGTgagaaattattctttttaaagattacatgtcattgaaattaaaaaaaaatttttttacataaaagttatATGAAGTTAGTAGTTTTGGGAGCAAATGGGGactttgtttttttatgaatTATTACTGTGTATATTTCCTGAATATGCACTAAAGTAACAAAACTTCCTTGATAGATAACATGATTGATTCTAAGTGAAGACTGTTTTGTTTCTCTAGTGTGTTTGAAGTTGGTAAGACAGACACATTGACGAAAGGAGCTTAATAGCTAGCTAAGGGGTTCCAGTTACATAACAGAGTAAAGTGTAATTGGCTAATGGTCTAGTTCCACTCTGACATTGGCTCATAGGGAAGGTAAACTTTCTCATACTGCCCTCTGTAACTTATAAGACTCACATTTAATAAGGGCAACTGAAATAGGGATTGAAAACAGTTTGCGTTAGGTATGATTGTTTgcctaaaaattttaaaagctgttACCTGTGAtcaatttaaatttaattcttgACATAAGATAAAAATGGCAGCTCCTTTCCTTTCTACTGACTGACTTAGGGTACTTTACACAAACTGCAAGCTCTATTAGTTGAAGGCCCTTTCAAACAAAGACTCAAGTGCTTTGCTGCTCTAGGAGAGGCGTTAGATAAGCAAAATTGCTGACTACCTGTGGGACTTTTTGAAGTTAGGGGAGAAAACATTTTAGCTGAAACTGTCTGTTGTTTTGGTAacattaaaagatattttttagtgttttaccCTATACTGCttatttttatgtgattttttttttttttaaaaaagcactgcATCTGGGAATTCAGGACATGGCTGTGCAGGGGGTTAATTCTTTCGACCACTGCGAGAAATTTTCACTGTGATGGCAATGAGATTCTATTGGGTAATCTATTGGATGGGTAATCTCCACAGTAAAAGCGTTTGACACTGGACTACTTGTTTTAAATTTTGCTCTTTTCAAAAATAGCCTGAAGAGAAATGACTTTTGTTTTACTGGTATAAAACTATACCTTTTGGGTATTAAATTTAGATTTTTGTAATTTGGAAATGATACATAGATACTGTGATTTTAGTTGATGACATTTAAAATATACAGTGAATACAGAAGAGCACATGAGTAGGTACCTGCTTAATTCTGAtcaacatctctctctctgcttctctgtttctctctgtgagacacacacacacacacatactcacacacatacacacacacacaagcttttgACACACCAACATTTCTCTGGTAGAAATGAGCTAGCTGATTTGTATATTTCTAGATCTGTTGTTGAAATAGCACTCTTTATTaggttttaaaaaggaagaatataaaaaaaatgcCACTTATATTAGTATCTACATTGATATTTTTTGCTAGCTCAttcatttaataaatttatttatttatctcagcTATGTATTTATTTAGCTGAGAGAATCTCAAATCCTAATTATCCCCAgaagttttaaaatctatttgattatatttttatacaaatattaCTATTAACTTGATTAGACACTCTACTAGGAAATTTTCCTGCacgttatatattttaaaaaaatatctattttaatattttctaactTTACAActtagaatgatttttaaaaattatatttattttatttatgtgagtccactgtagctgtcttcagacacttcagaagagggcattggatcccattatagatggttatgaaccatcatgtggttgctgggaattgaactcaggaactctggaaaagcagtcgatgttcttaaccactgagccatctctccagccccctttcaaAAAATTTTATGTCTCAAAAACTAGATAGTAGTTTATGTTTTATAATCTTTTTGATCCTCtaaatttatttatagttttagtTTGTAGAAATTTTTACTTCTGTTTATCTTTTTTGAGATATTCTTTCTAATGTTATGTTTTACTACTTAGAATGTTTCACCAAAATGGAATGAATAATCGAGGTATAAGCATATTTTTAAGTAGTATGGGAGTATAATGCCTATATTTATATGCTACATGCTATTTGCAGTAAAAATTATGaagataatttaaaacaatttttatttatagttttaacCTTTTCTGGTTCCAGACTTAGTCTAGAtgagaggttctcaacctgtaggtcatgactcctttgggggtcacatatctgatatttatattacaattcataacagtagcaacatcaCAGTtctgaaatagcaatgaaataattctgATTGGTCCTGAAGAGAGTTGTTTATCATCTTCCTCAGAGTCCTCATCTTTATGGTTGGTGAATTGGTCTAGGACAGAAGCAAGAGAATATGTCAGATGATTATAGCATCTAAGAACCTCAACAGTGTAGGGACAATTAATGAGAACATTAACGTGGCTTTTCTGGGCTAGCGAGGTGGTAAAGGtttttgctgccaaacctgatgacctgcctttgatcctagtatcttcatggtggaaggaaggagagaaccaacttctacaTATtgtgttctgacctccacacacacacatacacacacgtagaaaagtggttttttttttaacttaagtctggggagatggctttaGTTGTAAAGTCTCACAAGCAGgaggatctgaattcagatccctAGAACACATATGAAAAGCTGAAAATGGCAGCATCCCCTTCACTGGAGGaatcagaggcaagtggatcactGAAGTTCATTGACCAGCtctacaaagcaaacaaaacaaaaacaaaaacaaaaacccaaaacccaaaaaaaccccacagcttTCTTTGGAGGGTGGGGTTAAGatgggggtttctctgtgtgaccctttctgccctggaattcactatacagaccagggcaggctggcctcgaactcagaaatccacttgagtgctgggattaaagacgtttttgttgttgtttggttgatcTTTTGACATAGGGTGTggtatgtagccctgactgtcctggaacttaagaTTATCCtatctctacctctcaagtgctggggttaaaggtatgtgccactatccTCTACCCAAAGATTGTAGTTAAATGTACATTGAtatcaaatattaaatatataaatatgagaTTTTGCTGTAcatatatttattgtttataatgctcTTTTTTTAATGTGCTATAGTGCAAACTTGGATGAGACTGCCCAAGCTGGTACCAGTTCGCTGCAGGTAATGGTGGATCACCATCCTGTTGCTATCACTGTAGAGGTGAAGCAAGAAGAGGACATTAAGCCATCTCCTCCCCTGGTTTCAAATCCTCAACTCAGTGATACTTTAGAGCAAAGAGAAGAACATGAGTTAATGCATGTTGTGGAGGGATCCGAGTCTCCATCACTTTCTTCTGTTGATATGAGAATGACATCATCTCCATCTTCTGTCCCAAGGAGAGATGAGATTTTTCATCAGGAAAGTGGAGAACACTTTAGGTCTCTGCTAAGATGTGACCCTCAGGTCCTGCAAATGTTAAAAGAGGAACACCAGATAATTTTAGAAAATCAGAAGAATTTTGGATTGTATGTTCAGGAGAAGAGGGATGGGTTGAGAAGAAGGCAGCGGCTTGAGGAGGAGCTGCTAAGAGCAAAGATTGAAGTGGAGAAGCTGAAAGCGACTCGCTTACGGCGTGATCTGCCTGAATACAGTAGTCTCTGAGATGGTTCCAGCCTGGGGTCGTGATAATCTTAATTTTGccagaattattttcattttggagCATCATGAAGCTCAGCACACGTCCTATAAAAATGTTAATCTCTCTTATAAAAAAGCTTTTAACacgattttcttcttttcttaaccttcctgttttatttttctgagacagggtttctctgtgtagccctggctgtcttggaactagct
It includes:
- the Fsbp gene encoding fibrinogen silencer-binding protein, translated to MVGKARSSNFTLSEKLDLLNLVKPYVKILEEHTNKNSVIVEKNRCWDVIAVNYNAIGVDRPPRTAQGLRSLYKRLKEYAKQELLQQKEAQSEFKSSVSEPTKQVMEMIPQIASFGLIRDRSHIQSANLDETAQAGTSSLQVMVDHHPVAITVEVKQEEDIKPSPPLVSNPQLSDTLEQREEHELMHVVEGSESPSLSSVDMRMTSSPSSVPRRDEIFHQESGEHFRSLLRCDPQVLQMLKEEHQIILENQKNFGLYVQEKRDGLRRRQRLEEELLRAKIEVEKLKATRLRRDLPEYSSL